In Mytilus edulis chromosome 13, xbMytEdul2.2, whole genome shotgun sequence, a single window of DNA contains:
- the LOC139501479 gene encoding uncharacterized transmembrane protein DDB_G0289901-like isoform X7: protein MMKTAILFLCILAFTAVAADKKSNCKCKVKCDPGENKIDKCAGGKVLCCCASSSKSGKGKTSSPKKSSSGGSSSGLNQYGIVSTGGMASGGSGEGRMSGGGSGSGGMSGSGSGLGGMSGSGSGGVEEKIVYINIGSFGGGYGVGDSYGSTSYGSASAGGSRAGGVMSGGAGGGRSGGAGGGMNGGAGGGSSGGGYGKSSTSYGSKDSYGPTSYGGGSSGGGSTGSGMSEGAGGRMSGGAGGGSSGGSYGKSSTSYGSKDSYGPTSYGGGSSGGGSTGSGMSGGAGGGMSGGAGGGSSGGGYGKSSTSYGIIDSYGPTSYGGGSSGGAGGGMNGGAGGGSSGGGYGKSSTSYGSKDSYGPTSYGGGSSGGGSTGSGMSGGAGGGMSGGAGGGSSRGGYGKSSTSYGIIDSYGPTSYGGGSSGGGSTGSGMSGGAGGGMSGGAGGGSSGGGYGKSSTSYGSKDSYGPTSYGGGSSGGGLTGSGMSGGAGGGMSGGAGGGSSRGGYGKSSTSYGIIDSYGPTSYGGGSSGGGSTGSGMSGGAGGGSSGGGYGKSSTSYGSKDSYGPTSYGGGSSGGGSTGSGMSGGAGGGMSGGAGGGSSRGGYGKSSTSYGSIDSYGPTSYGGGSSGGGSTGSGMSGGAGGGMSGGAGGGMNGGAGGGSSGGGYGKSSTSYGSKDSYGPTSYGGGSSGGGSTGSGMSGGAGGRMSGGAGGGMNGGAGGGSSRGGYGDSSSSYGIVDSYGSTSYGGGGSVGGSTGGGMSGGAGGGSSGGGYDGSSTSYGSVDSYGSTSYGGGGSWGGSTGRGMSGGAGAGSGGLGWLGLGSGGGSSGSGSDGKGYGSTSYGGSYGSTSYGGAGAGSGGTGGSGSGGGMSGGGMSGGSGSGGGSSGSGSSGKGYGYGSTSYGGGKSGGGGSGSGMSNSRDFRGGISGGGRAKITFIVNTSGGNGGSGNGGQGDCTCRITCQAGEMKKSTCKNYKKPVLCCKKKAKKGYGYDG, encoded by the exons CAGTTGcagctgacaaaaaatctaacTGTAAATGTAAAGTAAAATGTGACCCTGGCGAAAACAAAATAGATAAATGTGCTGGTGGTAAAGTTTTGTGCTGCTGCGCTAGTAGCTCCAAGTCTGGAAAAGGAAAAACATCTAGTCCTAAAAAATCAAGCAGTGGTGGATCAAGCTCAGGTTTGAATCAATACGGCATTGTTTCGACCGGTGGAATGGCCAGCGGTGGAAGTGGTGAAGGTAGAATGTCCGGCGGTGGAAGTGGTTCAGGTGGGATGTCCGGAAGTGGAAGTGGTTTAGGTGGGATGTCTGGAAGTGGAAGTGGTGGAGTCGAAGAAaaaattgtttacataaatattGGAAGTTTCGGAGGTGGCTATGGAGTTGGAGATAGCTACGGTTCTACAAGTTATGGAAGTGCCAGTGCTGGAGGCAGTAGAGCTGGTGGTGTAATGTCTGGAGGTGCTGGAGGTGGAAGATCTGGAGGTGCTGGAGGTGGAATGAATGGAGGTGCTGGAGGTGGAAGTTCCGGAGGCGGCTATGGCAAAAGTTCTACAAGTTACGGTAGTAAAGATAGCTACGGGCCTACTAGCTATGGTGGTGGCAGTTCTGGAGGTGGATCGACTGGAAGTGGAATGTCTGAAGGTGCAGGAGGTAGAATGTCTGGAGGTGCTGGAGGTGGAAGTTCCGGAGGCAGCTATGGCAAAAGTTCTACAAGTTACGGTAGTAAAGATAGCTACGGGCCTACCAGCTATGGTGGTGGCAGTTCTGGAGGTGGATCGACTGGAAGTGGAATGTCTGGAGGCGCAGGTGGTGGAATGTCTGGAGGTGCTGGAGGTGGAAGTTCCGGAGGCGGCTATGGCAAAAGTTCTACAAGTTACGGTATTATAGATAGCTACGGGCCTACCAGCTATGGTGGTGGCAGTTCTGGAGGTGCTGGAGGTGGAATGAATGGAGGTGCTGGAGGTGGAAGTTCTGGAGGCGGCTATGGCAAAAGTTCTACAAGTTACGGTAGTAAAGATAGCTACGGGCCTACCAGCTATGGTGGTGGCAGTTCTGGAGGTGGATCGACTGGAAGTGGAATGTCTGGAGGCGCAGGAGGTGGAATGTCTGGAGGTGCTGGAGGTGGAAGTTCCAGAGGCGGCTATGGCAAAAGTTCTACAAGTTACGGTATCATAGATAGCTACGGGCCTACCAGCTATGGTGGTGGCAGTTCTGGAGGTGGATCGACTGGAAGTGGAATGTCTGGAGGTGCAGGAGGTGGAATGTCTGGAGGTGCTGGAGGTGGAAGTTCCGGAGGCGGCTATGGCAAAAGTTCTACAAGTTACGGTAGTAAAGATAGCTACGGGCCTACCAGCTATGGTGGTGGCAGTTCTGGAGGTGGATTGACTGGAAGTGGAATGTCTGGAGGCGCAGGAGGTGGAATGTCTGGAGGTGCTGGAGGTGGAAGTTCCAGAGGCGGCTATGGCAAAAGTTCTACAAGTTACGGTATCATAGATAGCTACGGGCCTACCAGCTATGGTGGTGGCAGTTCTGGAGGTGGATCGACTGGAAGTGGAATGTCTGGAGGTGCTGGAGGTGGAAGTTCCGGAGGCGGCTATGGCAAAAGTTCTACAAGTTACGGTAGTAAAGATAGCTACGGGCCTACAAGCTATGGTGGTGGCAGTTCTGGAGGTGGATCGACTGGAAGTGGAATGTCTGGAGGCGCAGGAGGTGGAATGTCTGGAGGTGCTGGAGGTGGAAGTTCCAGAGGCGGCTATGGCAAAAGTTCTACAAGTTACGGTAGCATAGATAGCTACGGGCCTACCAGCTATGGTGGTGGCAGTTCTGGAGGTGGATCGACTGGAAGTGGAATGTCTGGAGGCGCAGGAGGTGGAATGTCTGGAGGTGCTGGAG GTGGAATGAATGGAGGTGCTGGAGGTGGAAGTTCCGGAGGCGGCTATGGCAAAAGTTCTACAAGTTACGGTAGTAAAGATAGCTACGGGCCTACCAGCTATGGTGGTGGTAGTTCTGGAGGTGGATCGACTGGAAGTGGAATGTCTGGAGGTGCAGGAGGTAGAATGTCTGGAGGTGCTGGAGGTGGAATGAATGGAGGTGCTGGAGGTGGAAGTTCCAGAGGCGGCTATGGCGATAGTTCTTCAAGTTATGGTATAGTAGATAGCTACGGGTCTACAAGTTATGGTGGTGGCGGTTCTGTAGGTGGATCGACTGGAGGTGGAATGTCTGGAGGTGCTGGAGGTGGAAGTTCCGGAGGCGGCTATGACGGTAGTTCTACAAGTTATGGTAGTGTAGATAGCTACGGGTCTACAAGTTATGGTGGTGGTGGTTCTTGGGGTGGATCGACTGGAAGAGGAATGTCTGGAGGTGCTGGTGCTGGAAGCGGAGGTTTAGGATGGTTGGGTCTGGGTTCTGGAGGTGGAAGTTCTGGTAGTGGAAGTGATGGCAAAGGATATGGTTCCACAAGTTATGGAGGTAGCTACGGTTCTACAAGTTATGGCGGTGCTGGTGCTGGAAGTGGTGGTACTGGTGGTAGCGGTTCTGGAGGTGGAATGTCCGGTGGTGGAATGTCCGGTGGTAGCGGTTCTGGAGGTGGAAGTTCGGGAAGTGGAAGTTCTGGCAAAGGATATGGTTATGGTTCTACAAGTTATGGAGGCGGAAAATCTGGAGGTGGAGGTTCTGGAAGTGGAATGTCTAATAGTAGAGATTTTAGAGGCGGAATCTCTGGTGGTGGAAGGGctaaaataacatttattgtgAATACCAGCGGGGGAAATGGTGGATCAGGTAATGGTGGCCAGGGCGACTGTACGTGCAGAATAACATGTCAAGCAGGAGAAATGAAAAAATCTACTTGTAAAAATTACAAGAAACCAGTACTATGTTGCAAGAAAAAAGCGAAAAAAGGATATGGATACGATGGTTAA